The Juglans regia cultivar Chandler chromosome 2, Walnut 2.0, whole genome shotgun sequence genome includes a window with the following:
- the LOC108997995 gene encoding LOB domain-containing protein 4-like — MKESGRKQGAMSPCAACKLLRRRCAQDCVFAPYFPADEPHKFASVHKVFGASNVNKMLQELPEHQRSDAVSSMVYEANARVRDPVYGCVGAISSLQQQVDDLQTQLALAQAEVVHMKMRQHPASSISTSTTTTSNYPPTTMNSPPDLNNSFPASAKSHHHYHHHHLPSQTKSFFPMDIVHEIDHQANMGESLWSY, encoded by the exons ATGAAGGAGAGCGGAAGAAAACAAGGTGCAATGTCGCCATGCGCGGCATGCAAGCTTCTTCGAAGGAGATGTGCGCAGGATTGCGTGTTCGCTCCTTATTTTCCAGCCGACGAACCGCACAAGTTTGCTAGCGTGCACAAGGTTTTTGGAGCAAGCAATGTCAACAAGATGTTACAG GAATTGCCGGAGCACCAGAGAAGCGATGCAGTGAGTTCAATGGTGTACGAAGCAAACGCTAGGGTAAGAGATCCTGTGTATGGTTGTGTGGGAGCCATCTCATCTCTACAACAACAGGTTGATGATCTCCAAACTCAATTGGCACTTGCACAGGCTGAGGTTGTACACATGAAAATGCGGCAGCACCCAGCTTCTTCGATATCCACTAGTACTACTACAACCTCTAATTATCCACCCACAACCATGAATTCTCCTCCTGATCTGAATAATTCATTCCCGGCCTCGGCTAAGtctcatcatcattatcatcaccATCACCTGCCTTCTCAGACCAAGTCTTTTTTTCCCATGGACATTGTGCATGAGATAGATCATCAGGCCAATATGGGAGAGTCTTTGTGGTCATATTAG